In Rahnella aquatilis CIP 78.65 = ATCC 33071, one DNA window encodes the following:
- the zapA gene encoding cell division protein ZapA: protein MSAQPVDIQIFGRSLRVNCPPEQQEALNLAAEDLNQRLQDLKVRTRVTNTEQLVFIAALNVCHELAQERLKTRDYASNMEQRIRMLQQTIEQALLEQGRISEREGAPFE from the coding sequence ATGTCTGCACAACCGGTAGATATTCAAATTTTTGGTCGCTCTTTACGGGTGAATTGTCCGCCAGAACAACAGGAAGCACTGAATCTGGCAGCTGAAGATCTTAATCAGCGGTTGCAAGATCTGAAAGTTCGCACTAGAGTCACCAATACAGAGCAACTGGTATTCATCGCGGCATTGAACGTATGTCACGAACTTGCTCAGGAAAGGTTGAAAACGCGCGATTACGCATCCAATATGGAACAACGTATACGGATGTTGCAACAAACCATCGAGCAGGCATTGCTCGAACAAGGCCGGATCTCTGAACGTGAAGGGGCGCCTTTCGAATAA
- the pepP gene encoding Xaa-Pro aminopeptidase — protein sequence MTQQEYDNRRQALLAKMAPGSAAVIFSAPEAPRSADSEYPYRQSSDFWYFTGFNEPEAVLILVKSDENHNHSVLFNRVRDLTAEIWFGRRLGQEAAPAKLGVTKALPFDDINDQLHLLLNGLDVLYHAQGDYAYADEIVNRAMEKLRKGFRQNLSAPATVTDWRPWVHDMRLFKSAEEIAVMRRAGHITALAHTRAMEKCRPGMFEYQLEGEIHHEFTRHGARYPSYNTIVGGGENGCILHYTENECELRDGDLVLIDAGCEYQGYAGDITRTFPVNGKFSKAQREIYDIVLASEYKALEVFGPGSSIQAATEAAVRVMIEGLVKLGVMKGDVETLYAEQAHRQFFMHGLSHWLGLDVHDVGHYGSVDRSRTLEPGMVLTVEPGLYIAPDADVPEAYRGIGIRIEDDILITATGIEILTGDVVKEADDIEALMAAAKK from the coding sequence ATGACTCAGCAAGAGTACGATAATCGTCGTCAGGCGCTGTTAGCGAAGATGGCACCGGGAAGCGCTGCGGTAATTTTTTCTGCGCCGGAAGCCCCACGCAGTGCCGACAGTGAATATCCGTATCGTCAGAGCAGTGATTTCTGGTACTTCACCGGTTTCAATGAGCCGGAAGCGGTATTGATCCTGGTGAAAAGTGATGAAAATCATAACCACAGCGTCCTGTTTAACCGCGTCCGTGATCTCACCGCTGAAATCTGGTTTGGTCGTCGTTTAGGTCAGGAAGCCGCGCCCGCCAAACTGGGTGTGACCAAAGCGCTGCCTTTTGATGATATCAACGATCAGCTTCACCTGTTGCTTAACGGTCTCGACGTGCTGTATCACGCACAGGGCGATTACGCCTATGCGGATGAAATCGTTAACCGTGCCATGGAAAAACTGCGCAAAGGCTTCCGCCAGAATCTCTCGGCCCCGGCCACTGTCACCGACTGGCGTCCGTGGGTGCATGACATGCGCCTGTTCAAATCGGCTGAAGAGATTGCCGTCATGCGCCGCGCCGGACACATCACCGCGCTGGCCCATACCCGTGCGATGGAAAAATGCCGTCCGGGCATGTTCGAATATCAGCTTGAAGGCGAGATTCATCACGAATTCACCCGTCACGGTGCACGTTATCCTTCCTATAACACCATCGTAGGCGGCGGCGAAAACGGCTGCATCCTGCATTACACCGAAAACGAATGTGAACTGCGTGACGGCGATTTAGTGCTGATCGACGCCGGTTGTGAATATCAGGGTTATGCCGGTGATATCACCCGCACGTTCCCCGTGAACGGCAAATTCAGCAAAGCGCAGCGCGAAATCTACGACATCGTGCTGGCGTCAGAATATAAAGCGCTGGAAGTGTTCGGGCCGGGCAGCAGCATTCAGGCCGCGACCGAAGCCGCAGTTCGCGTGATGATTGAAGGTCTGGTCAAACTGGGCGTGATGAAAGGTGACGTTGAAACCCTTTACGCGGAGCAGGCACACCGCCAGTTCTTCATGCACGGTCTTTCCCACTGGCTGGGGCTGGACGTTCATGATGTCGGCCATTACGGTTCAGTGGATCGCAGCCGGACGCTGGAACCGGGCATGGTGCTGACCGTTGAACCGGGTCTGTATATCGCGCCGGATGCCGACGTACCGGAAGCATACCGCGGTATCGGTATCCGCATCGAGGACGACATTCTGATCACCGCTACCGGTATTGAAATTCTGACCGGCGATGTGGTGAAAGAAGCCGATGATATTGAAGCGTTAATGGCGGCGGCAAAGAAATAA
- a CDS encoding YecA family protein has translation MSIENTYPTYDSLDQNLKQQSVALTAAEMHGLISGLLCGGNRDGSWLTMVHDLTNEGMAFPHTLADLLQQLRKVTSDTLEDDSFEFKMLMPDDEKHIFERADALAGWVNHFLLGLGMMQPKLAKVKGEVGEAIDDLRSIAQLGYDEDEDQEQLAQSLEEVVEYVRVAAILCFGEFGHSRPTAAENHRTLH, from the coding sequence ATGTCTATAGAGAATACTTACCCTACTTACGATTCGTTGGATCAAAACCTGAAACAACAATCGGTTGCTTTGACTGCAGCAGAAATGCACGGTTTGATCAGTGGCTTGCTGTGCGGTGGCAATCGCGACGGCAGCTGGCTGACGATGGTGCATGATCTGACTAACGAAGGCATGGCCTTCCCGCACACGCTGGCAGATTTGCTGCAACAATTGCGCAAAGTGACGTCAGACACTCTCGAAGATGACAGCTTCGAATTCAAAATGTTGATGCCCGACGATGAAAAACACATCTTTGAGCGTGCCGATGCCCTGGCCGGATGGGTTAACCATTTCCTGCTTGGCCTGGGCATGATGCAGCCCAAACTCGCCAAAGTGAAAGGCGAAGTCGGTGAAGCGATCGACGATTTGCGCAGCATCGCGCAACTGGGCTACGACGAAGATGAAGATCAGGAACAACTGGCGCAATCTTTAGAGGAAGTGGTGGAGTATGTCCGTGTTGCTGCCATTCTGTGCTTTGGTGAATTTGGCCACAGCCGCCCGACGGCTGCGGAAAATCACCGTACTTTGCATTAA